From the genome of Blautia hydrogenotrophica DSM 10507:
GACAGATTTTCAAAGAAGAAACCGGATATTTTATCACAGCACTCAAAACTCCCAATGTGAGGTTCATCCCATACTCATTTTCCAAAAAATAGAGCTTACTCACCTGCCTAAGTGCCTGTGCATTTCCTTCAAAATGGCAAAGATCTTGAAACATCACAGGAGCGAGAAACTCACAGACTGCCTTTCCCTGATACTTCATTTCTGGAAGTTTTCGGACAAACCAATCGCGAATTGCCTCCTCCCCAAAATGTCCAAAGGGAGGGTTTCCAATATCGTGGATAAACCCGGCACATTGAAGAATATTGCAAATATCTTCTTTATTTCTTATTGTAAAGGAACGGTCTTTTTTCGTCTGAAGCAGATGCTGAGAAATGTTTTGTCCTAAAGATTTGGCAAAAGATGACACCTCCAAAGAATGTGTCAGACGAGTGCGGATAAAATCACTTTTGTCAAGTGCAAATACCTGGGTCTTATCCTGAAGTCTCCGAAAAGATGCGCTACCGACAATTCTATGGTAGTCCTTCTCAAATTCCGTGCGCAAATCCGCAGTTTCGCGCCTTCCCTCTGATAACAGAAAAGCGGCCGCCGGCCGCCTGTGTACATCACAAGGAACGATTCTTTGTTCTGATAACAGTTGATTCCAATTCATTCACATACCTCTTAGGCTACTGTTCACCACCGGCCGCTTTTTCTCATTTTGTCTTCTCAAAGCGGCCAGTGGAAATTTCATCTATATCAGCAGGTAATATTCAAGATCTCTTTCACCGTCTTTGGCATATCACAGGCATCCACAACACGGTCATGCAAAACCGGTGCAGTCCGAATCTCATCTACTGCCTTCGGAACCGGTACCCCAGAAAGACGTGACATCGTATCAATCAGTTGGAAATCCTCTAGCCCCTCATATCGAGTATTGTCGATCGCCTGCATTACACTTCTCGCAAACTTATAAGGACTGGCTGTCGACGCGATCACAGTGACTGTCCTGTCCCCCGTCTCACGCAGATATTTCTGATAAACTCCAGCCGCCACCGCTGTATGTGTGTCCATCACATAATTCCCACCGTAGTATGTGGCGCTGATCGCCTCAGATGTTTCTCCTTCACTACAGTAATTTCCATAGAAATCACTCAAACCTTCTCTCATCTCTTCGGTAATCGTATAATTTCCATCTCTGCTCAAAGCCTCCATCAGACCCCGGCACTTCCCGGCATCCTCACCGGTCAGTGCATAAATCAATCGTTCTAGATTACTGGAAATCAAAATATCCATGGACGGGGAAGAAGTCAATTTAAACTCTCTTCTTCTGTCATAGGTACCGGTACTGAAAAAGTCATAGAGAACTCTATTCTCATTGGACGCACAGATCAGTTTTTGAATTGGCAGACCCATCTTTTTCGCATAGTAGGCGGCTAAGATATTGCCGAAGTTTCCTGTCGGCACCACCACATTCATCTTCTCTCCTTCTTTTATTTTTCCTTCGCCCAACAAAGTTGCGTAGGCATATACGTAATACACAATCTGAGGAACCAGACGTCCTATGTTGATGGAATTCGCTGAAGAAAACTGATAACCAGCACTATCCAATTCAGCCGCCATCTCTTTGTCGTTAAACATCTTTTTCACAGCAGTCTGCGCGTCGTCAAAGTTACCAGTGATACCTACTACATAGGTATTCTCCCCTCTCTGAGTCACCATCTGTTTTTCTTGAATCGCGCTGACTCCATGTTTAGGATAAAAGACAATAATTTTTGTGCCTGGCACATCCGCAAATCCTGCCATCGCAGCTTTGCCAGTATCTCCGGAAGTAGCCGTCAAAATTACAATCTCATTTTTAACCTGGTTTTTCTTTGCTGCTGTCGTCATCAAATGGGGCAGAATAGACAACGCCATATCTTTAAATGCAATCGTAGCTCCATGAAACAGTTCCAGATAATAAATGCCGTTCACTTCTTTTACTGGCGCTATCTTTTCTGTATCAAATTTGGAATCATAGGCCCTCGCAATGCAAGTTTTCAACTCCTCTTCAGAAAAATCCGTCAAGAATTTGCTCATCACTACATAAGCCACTTCCTGATAACTCATCTTCGCCAGCTTGGCATAGTCGATATCCAAAGCAGGAATCTGAGTAGGCACAAATAATCCCCCGTCTTCGGAAAGCCCTTTTAAAATAGCCATTGACGCTGTCACCGGAGTGCTGTCACCCCGCGTACTTTTATATAAGATCTCCATGGTCTTATTCCTCTCTTTTATATATTTTCTGGGAAGACTCTTCCCATATATTTTGCCAAATATCATGATAGCATAAAAAAACATATAAGTCCATAGCAGAGCACTTATGTTATCGGAAAAAGCTTTCGCGCATTAGCGTGACAAGGTCTTTCCTATTACAGAACAAAGTGGGCACGCCCACTTCAGCTCCCCTGCCCCTCAATCTTGAGGGGCGCAGTCCCACTTTGCGCGTCGCCGCAACACCGCCTAGCGGTGTACTACCTGATTGCGGCGTGTGCATCCTGCCTGAAGGTCTTTTTTACTGCATAGGGAACGAAGTTTCCTATGCAGTAAAAAAGACCTGAAAGCCACTCTTTTGCTCTCAGGTCTTCTCTATCACTCTTTCGCTCCGTCAGGATAAGTGTAAAAAGTGTGTACACCATGTTCAAATAATTTTTTCAGATCTCGTTCAAACCAGTCTACATTCTCTTTCGCAGCTTGATCTTTTGCCACAAAGAACAATGCTCCCTGGGAGTAATCGGTTCCTTCCAAAGCCTGCCGCACAGCATCCTCTGTCTCCGGCGATATCTCTACAGTCCCGATTCTGCCGTCATAAGTTGGTGAAAACTGGTATCCGCCCTCTGTATCCCAGACCACCTCTGTCACGCTATCTGGAAATTGCGGGCTCTCCACACGGTTCATAATCACATTTGCCACCATAATTCTGCCCTTGATGTCTTCTCCTCCTGCCTCTGCCTCCACAATGTGAAGCAGCGTATCATAATCCGTGTCGCTCATCATTTTCGGAGCCGCTGCCATTGTCATGGACTGACTGTTCAAATTCTCCGCAGCACTCTGTGCAAACGCACTCATGTCCACTTTCTGAGTTTCATTGTGAATTTTACTTAGCCTTTGCCCAACAATTACTTCTTCACAGGATGTGCCAATTCTGGCAACTGCGTCCGGCTGATATTCTGACTCCCAGACTCCACTGATCACACCTGCCAGACCACTGGGCATCACATTCTGCTGGACATTCACAGCCTGTCTCTCCTCGGCCGCATAAACCTTACTGTGGTTCACCCCCATAAAAATCCTGCATCCTGCAACTACAGCCAAAGCCACAATCACACAACTACATATGACCGCAAATCCGTGAGGATATCTTCTTTTCCATTTCCGCAAAAAGCAGTACAGCTCATTCAGCAAAATTCTAACTGCTCTTTTGAAAAGGCAAATTTTTCGCTTTCGCTGACTTCTCTTCCCCTTCATAATGAAATCCTTTCTTATGCTTAAAGTTTCTGTAACATTTCTGAAACATATAAGAAAATTATATTCAATATTTGAGGATTCGTCAAGCGATTTTCGCTTTTTTTAGTTGGATTTCCTATTTTTTTCTCGACACACCCTGTAACTTTTTGTAACAATTAACCGAAAATCAACGATTGTTAATCGCTGTAACCAGCGCGTCAATAGAGGCACGGATAATATCCTGATCTACACCTGCTCCCCAGGACAGGCCCCCGTCTGGCTTGCGGATTCCCACATAAGCAA
Proteins encoded in this window:
- the thrC gene encoding threonine synthase, which gives rise to MEILYKSTRGDSTPVTASMAILKGLSEDGGLFVPTQIPALDIDYAKLAKMSYQEVAYVVMSKFLTDFSEEELKTCIARAYDSKFDTEKIAPVKEVNGIYYLELFHGATIAFKDMALSILPHLMTTAAKKNQVKNEIVILTATSGDTGKAAMAGFADVPGTKIIVFYPKHGVSAIQEKQMVTQRGENTYVVGITGNFDDAQTAVKKMFNDKEMAAELDSAGYQFSSANSINIGRLVPQIVYYVYAYATLLGEGKIKEGEKMNVVVPTGNFGNILAAYYAKKMGLPIQKLICASNENRVLYDFFSTGTYDRRREFKLTSSPSMDILISSNLERLIYALTGEDAGKCRGLMEALSRDGNYTITEEMREGLSDFYGNYCSEGETSEAISATYYGGNYVMDTHTAVAAGVYQKYLRETGDRTVTVIASTASPYKFARSVMQAIDNTRYEGLEDFQLIDTMSRLSGVPVPKAVDEIRTAPVLHDRVVDACDMPKTVKEILNITC
- a CDS encoding cell wall hydrolase, with the protein product MKGKRSQRKRKICLFKRAVRILLNELYCFLRKWKRRYPHGFAVICSCVIVALAVVAGCRIFMGVNHSKVYAAEERQAVNVQQNVMPSGLAGVISGVWESEYQPDAVARIGTSCEEVIVGQRLSKIHNETQKVDMSAFAQSAAENLNSQSMTMAAAPKMMSDTDYDTLLHIVEAEAGGEDIKGRIMVANVIMNRVESPQFPDSVTEVVWDTEGGYQFSPTYDGRIGTVEISPETEDAVRQALEGTDYSQGALFFVAKDQAAKENVDWFERDLKKLFEHGVHTFYTYPDGAKE